One Euzebyales bacterium genomic window, AGGTCGCTGGCGCCACCGTTCCCGACCAGTTTGAGCACGCGGTGGGCAACCGGGTCAGCCAATCGATAGTAGATGACGCGGCCCTCGCGACGGTTTCGCACGACGCCTGCCGTGCGCAGCAACCGCAACCCGTGCGACACCGACGAGTCGCTCACGTCCAGCGCCAGCGCCAGGTCGCCGACGCAGAGCTCATCGGCCTCGGCCAGCGCCGACACGATGCGGATCCGCACGGGGTCGGCCAGCAGCCGCAGCGTCTCAGCGACGCGCTCGCCGTCATCCGCGGTCAGCGCATGCTCGCGCGCGACCGCGACCCGCTCGGGATCGATGGGATGGTCATGGTCGAAGGGCACGCCCGGTACATTACCCCGACACCCTGAC contains:
- a CDS encoding metalloregulator ArsR/SmtB family transcription factor; protein product: MPFDHDHPIDPERVAVAREHALTADDGERVAETLRLLADPVRIRIVSALAEADELCVGDLALALDVSDSSVSHGLRLLRTAGVVRNRREGRVIYYRLADPVAHRVLKLVGNGGASDLEGG